The Planctomycetia bacterium genomic interval TTCTTGTTGGCCGACCAGGTGTAGGTCGAGTCGATCTCGGCGCCGGATTCCCCGGTCGATTTCCACTCGCCGACGATCCAGCCGATGTCCGCCACGGAGACGTCATCCTTCGGTGACTCGACGAGACTTGCCAATCGCCACGAGCCGTCCTCGCGGACGAGGAGCGCGGTGAAGCGCGCCGGGACCATCGGTTCCGCGGCGCCGCGCTGCACGTTGACGACGCCTTCTTGAACTGCGGAATCGCGCGAAAGAAAGCGCAACGCCTCCGGTTGCGAATCCACTTTCAACTCCGGCGTTTTTGCAAAAAAGGCCGCGAACGCTTGTTCCAAGGCCACCCGTCCCTGCAGTTGCACGCCGCTCTGATTGCGATATTCGCCTTCGGCGGTCCAATGGGCAGTCATGGCTTTGGCGTCACGCGCCTTAAACGCCTCGCGGAACGACGTCATCGCGGCTTGAATCCCAGCGCGATCATCCGCTCGCGGATCGCTTTGCCCCGCGGGCGCGGCCGGCCTGGGCTTGGGCTTGGCGCCGGTCTGGGCATTCGCCTGAATGGACGTGAGCAGGCTGCATGTCAACACGGCCAGCGCTCGCCAGGAAATGCGGCCGGGAATCGGCGATGTCAACAACATCGTAGTGGTACCTGCGATAGGAAATGAGCTGCAGTGGCTGACGCGAGAAGTTACGGCTACGGCGTGTCGGCGAAGCGACGGCGATTGCCGGCAACTGGCGGTATTGTAGTCTAGAAACAAGCGAGTGGATCGCGAGTTTGGCATTTCGCGCGGAATTCGTGGTGTGCGGTGTGCGGCCCGCCTGATGCAGTGCAGCGGGGAAGCAGCGGAATGGTGAATTCGCGACGTTCGTACGGTCGATCTTGACCGGTCCGGCGCTGTCCCTCATTTCAGGAGCGCTGGTTCGCCGGTCGCGGCGACGGGGAGATAGCCGCCAGGGACGTGAAACCGTTTGAGACAGTTGGCGACGAGCGGGATTTATCTCGCGATATCCTTATCTCTTGCAAACGCAGCCACGGTCAGGAGCAGTCCCACCACGCTAATTGCAACGCCACCCCAAGTGGCAAACTGAGGCGGGTCGATGTTTCCTTGTTTCGCCATGTACATCAGCGAATAGCCGATCGTTCCAGCGCTCCAAAGGAATGCGCCCGAAAACACGACGATTGGGCCAGCGATGGCACGCATGGTGTCTTCCCGTGGGAGTGTGTGAACCGCAACCGACTGATTCTACCCTCCAGCGCATGAAAAAAACCCGCTTGCCAATTCCTCGCGCCGACCGTGTGAGAAGTCTTCTGAATTGGCATCACTACCTGCCATTTCCGCACGGGTAGAATCGACGCGATGCAAAAAGCCCGATTCAGCCTCTGGCGCCTGTTCGCGATCGTCACGTTGCTTGCCGTGGCGTTCGCGTGTTTCCGGATCAACCATCCGACTTTTTGGATTAGCCTTTCCATCAAGGCAGTCGGGACCGCGTTCCTAATCGGCGCGGGATTTATTTTCTGGCGACGGTTGGGGATGCGGTGAATCGCGGCTTGGATGCCTCAGAGCGCCAGCCGCCAGAATGAAGCCGCTGGCCCACGGCCCCAACGGCTCGGCATGTCCGGCGAAGTAACCGGTGGCGTAGATTTCTAGCTCGGCGAGTTGTTCAGGGGGCATCGTGGTACGTATGCAACTGTTGGACGGGTCGCTACCTTGCGGCATTTCCATCCAATGAACGTGGCGAATGCTAGGCCGGGCCAAAAGAGGCTGGGATTCGGTCGGTAGTAAGATTCATTGTTGATGTTGACGCGGCGCGACCCCTGCAATGGTTCAAGTAGTTCCTCTTCGTCTTGCGAAAGGGGGAATTTCGCACGGTCAATTACCGTAATTGCCTGGCTGCGATTCGCCCCGATCCAGGCGATAATTCGATGGTGTTCGTGCCAGAATGGGCGAGTTGCCAAGACCCAACAAAGGATGCTCAGCAAGACGAACGCGCTGGAAAGTTGAAACCTGAGCCATGGACTACGCATGGCGACGATCTTAACCCTGTGACTCGGAGTTGCATATCTCAACGAGCCCGACCGCTGCCACAGGGGCAAGGTGCTTTGCGCGGGATTCGTCCGGGCATCATGCACGCTCCGAGGTGGTTTCCTCCGAATAGTCCGATTTAGGCAAGGTTGCCATTGTCGCATCGACGATCGCCGCCATTGCGGCCTTGAGCGGCGCGGGTAAACTATCCCAGGCCATGCCATCACGTTTTTGACCAAAACAGAGTTCTGTGTAAAAAACTGTGTACCGCCGCTTGTAGAGACGGGAAAACTGGGTCGCTTGGAATAATTGAAAGTCCGCCACCGTGGGTTCGACTCCCACCTACTCGCTTTCCTTCTATGGGTCGGCTGCCCTCACTGTTCGTCTCGTAGCGCCTGCGGCACAACGTTGGGCGCACCCTGGATCCTAAAGTGCCGAACACTCGACTGATCGTGGGTTGCGGCTATCTCGGGCGACGCGTGGCGGAGCTCTGGCGGGACGCCGGGGACGACGTATCGGTCACAACGCGCTCCCCGCAACGCGCCGCGCTGCTTCGAGCGGACGGTTTTCAAGTGATCGAGGTGGATATCACTCAGCCTGAGCCCTGGCCAGCGCTGCCGGCGGCCACCACGGTGCTGTTCGCAATCGGATTCGATCGCCATGCCGGCCACGCGATGCGGACCGTCTACGTCGACGGCCTGCGCCGCGCGCTCGCTATGCTGCCGGCCGAGGTGGGGCGATTCATCTATATCAGCTCCACCGGCGTCTATGGGCAAAGCCACGACGAGATCGTCGACGAGGATTCGCCTACTGAACCAACGCGCGAGGGCGGACGGATTTGCTTGGAAGCCGAGTCGTGGCTCCGGCGCCACCCTTTGGGCGAGCGGGCCGTCATCTTGCGGCTGGCAGGCATCTACGGCCCCGGTCGAATTCCGCGACTCGCCGCCATTCGCGCGGGCGAGCCGCTCGCGCTGCCGACCGAAGGATATCTCAATCTGATTCATGTCGAAGACGCGGCGCGAATCGTTCTGTTGGCGGCGGAATTTGCCCAGACTCCGCGAACCTACCTCGTCTCCGACGGGCACCCGTTGAAACGCAGCGCGTATTACAACGAGGTCGCCCGACGGCTCAACGCACCCCGGCCCGAGTACGTGGAACCCGACGTAAGCGCCGCCGCCGCCTCGCGAGCCGAATCCAGCAAGCGTCTCGATATCCGCCGCCTGCTTACTGAGCTTCCTTTGACGCTCAAGTATCCCAATTACAAGCATGGGTTGAAGGCGATTCTGGCGGACGAGGCGCGCGCTAACCCTGTGGGAGGCGTCTCCGACGCCGATTGATCGACGTGGTTGTTGGCACTGGCCGTGAGGCGAGCGAGTAACGTCCTCGCTATCGGCGTCGGAGACGCCTCCCACAGTCCGCTTTCTTACCGCGATGGATGTTGCTGCCGCTTAGACGAAGCACGATCCGACATTCCCGCCGACCGGCGCACCACGCTACAATGCGTCCGCTATCCCACGGAGCGCCCCCACGATGGCTGACGAAAACCCTGTGCCATGGGTCGATGGACGAACCATTGGCGAAGCCCTGTTGCGCACAGTCGCCCTGCATGGCGAGCGCGATGCGCTCGTGTTTCCGGAATTGGACTTGCGCTGGAGTTATGCGCAATTCGGCCACGAAGTAGCGCGCGCCGCGCGCGGGCTACTGGCGCTCGGCATTCAAGCGGGCGAGCATGTCGCCATCTGGGCCACGAACGTGCCGCAGTGGGTGGTCATGCAGTTCGCCACGGCGCGAATCGGCGCCGTGCTAGTCACGGTGAACCCCGCCTATCGGCCTTTCGAACTAAACTACGTGCTCAAGCAGAGCGACGCCGTCGCGTTGTTTCTCGTCGACCGCTTTAAGACGTCCAACTATTTCACCATGCTCGGCGAGGTCTGTCCCGAGCTGGCCCAGGCGGCGCCGGACAAACTATCGCTGAGCGAGTTCCCGAAGCTGCGGCACGTCGTGGCCCTCAAGGGCGGCCAACCCGGCGGTTCAATCACCTGGGAACAGATGCTGGAACGCGGCGAGTCCATCAACTCGTCAGAGGTCGATGCCCGCGCCGCGCAACTGATGGCCGAGCAACCGATCAACATTCAATACACATCCGGCACGACTGGCTTCCCTAAGGCAGCCACGCTCAGCCACCGCAACCTGCTGATGAACGCCTTCTACGTGGGGCAATGCCAGCGGCTGACCGCGGAAGACCGCATCTGCATTCCGGTGCCGTTCTATCACTGCTTCGGCTGCGTGCTGGGCACGTTATGCGCCGTGGTCTACGGCGCGGCGATGGTCGTGCCGGCCGAGTATTTTCAACCGACGGCGACGCTCGCCGCGATCGAACAAGCACGCGCCACGTCAATCTACGGCGTGCCGACGATGTTCATCGCGGAGTTGGAGGACGCGACCTTCGCCGCGCGGGACCTCAAGTCCTTGCGAACCGGCATCATGGCAGGCAGCCCTTGCCCGATCGAAGTTATGCGCAAAGTCATCGACCGCATGGGTGCGCGGGAAATGACCATCGCCTACGGGCAGACCGAAGCCTCGCCCGTAATCACGCAAACGCGCACCGACGACCCGCTGGAGCTGCGCGTAGAAACCGTGGGACGCGAACTGCCGGGCGTGGAAGTGAAAATCGTCGATCCCGCTACTGGTGAAGCGGTCACGACTGGCGTGCAGGGAGAACTCTGCACGCGGGGACATGTGGTAATGCTCGGCTACTACAACAATCCCGACGCCACGGCCGCGGCGATCGATCGCGACGGTTGGCTCCACACCGGCGACCTCGCCACTCAACAGCCAAACGGCTATTACCGCATCACCGGCCGTATCAAGGACATGGTCATCCGCGGCGGGGAAAACATCTTTCCGCGCGAGATCGAGGAATTTCTGTTCACGCACCCGGCGATCGAGCAAGCCGCGGTGGTGGGGGTGCCGGATCCGAAGTATGTCGAGGAACTGTGCGCCTGGATCAAACTAAAGTCCGGCTGCGAACTCTCGGTCGACGAAGTCCGCAATTACTGCCGCGCCCACTTGGCGCACTACAAAGTCCCGCGGCACGTCAAATTCGTCGATTCTTTTCCGCAAACGGTGACCGGCAAGATCCAGAAGTTCAAAATCCGCGAGCTCATGTGCCAAGAGCTACAGGTCCAAGAACACGAAACAGCGTAACGCTTTTACCAGCTTCTGACCCGTGAAGATGGGGCGACTGTGGGAGGCGTCTCCGACGCCGATGGATTCGGCGCGGCACTTCGAGACCGCGCGATGCCCTAACAAACGCCCACCGAATCGGCGTCGGAGACGCCTCCCACAATCCATATTGCTGCCGCGCAATAAATTCTTGCGGCCGTTTCTTGCCCGACCTTGCAAGCTTCGCGTAGAATCAGGGGACGGGCGTCGGGGTTGGGCTCTTGGCGGATGGGGCAACTTTCTCGCCGCAATGTCACGCTCGGACAGCGCAACGAGCCATTCGCGTCCGGATCAGCAAGGAAGATGCCATGGACCCCATGTGGTGGTGGATCGTCGGCGCGTTCGTAGTCAGCCTCGCAATCGCTGCGGCTCTCTTATGGCGGCCGATGCGGAAGGCCTGGACCGCCCCCGATCTGGAAAAATGCCAGCGGGACTTCCATCTCCAGCGCGAACGCCTGGAGCACCGCTTTTACGAGCTGGCGGCCGCCAGCGGCAAGCCGCGCGGGCTACGGTGGGCGGATTGCGACTTCGCCGATGAAGTCGCCTACGCGCGCGACCGTGGTTCGCGCGCCGAGTTGCAAGCCTTCGTGGGCGTGACGATTCGCTTCGAAGCGATCGAAGGCGGACCCATGGAAGACGTCGAGGCCGTCGGGAACCTGCGCGCCGCGACCGCGGTCTTTCGCTTCGACGGTGCGCAATGGCGCACTGACGGCCGCGCCATTTTCAATCTCAATCCCGCTGAGGCGATCGCCTACTACCACGAAAGCCTCACGCGCGTGGCGGAACGACAGCCTCGCCGCGTTTAGTTTTGCCAGTCTTAGACGGGAATCGGCACTGGAATTGCCGTCGGCACATGACCCAGTTGGAAGCGCAAATCTTCCACAAGTTCGCGCTCCCCGGCGAGAAACATGCGGACGCGAATCCGCCAGCGAATCTTGACGATTATGCCGTCGTAGCTGAGCGGACTATTCGGCAGCGCTGTGGTAAACTCCCGCACGTCGCTGGGATCCCAGTCCGGCTGCACATCGCGCGAAATCCGCTCGAAGTGATGAACCGCGAAGTCCTCGTCCCCTTTTCCTTCGGTGTGCCAAAGAATCGACAGTTCAGCGGCCTGCACCGTCTCGGGTTGCGCAGCCTCGATGGAATAGCTGCCGGCGATGGTGTCACCGGGAAGATAGACGCGATTCGGACGATCGATGCGAATGTGGACGCTGGCGCGCTTCATCCCTCCGTCCCCCGTTGCCGCCGCGGGTGCACCACGAGCGGATAAGCGCGCTCGTAGTCGGGCCACCCTTTGATACTACCGCGCAGCACCAGTTTCCAGTCCACGCTGTTGTGTCCCGAACGAAACGAGTGCATCGCCGATTCCGGCACGGTGAACGTCGCTGTCGCCTCGTACGGTTCGTTGCGGTGAATCGTCAGTTCGTCGCCGCCGAGCACCGGCCGTTGATAGACGCGTTGCAGCATCGATTGCGAGTCGGTGCCCAGTCGGTAGACCGAGCGCTCCTCGCAGACGAGGCTCATCGTGAACCGATCAAATCGCAACTGTCCGGACTGCGGCAACCAGACGTACGTCGAGTAACTCTCGCCAGGCAGCAGCGGATGCGCCGAGATCTCCACGCGCGGCGGGCCTACGCCCGTCGTGTTGACCCACAGGCGAATCACGTAAAACACGAGCCAAGCGCCGGTCAGCACAAAGGGCACGGTCAGCACGCTGAGTAGCCAGTTCGGATCGCCGTCCAAGTGATCGCGCAAGGCGACTGAGGTCAGCAGTGCCGTCGCGAGATTCCAAACTGCGCAGGCGATCGCCGTTCCTGCCAGCTTCCAGCCAGGCGACGTTTCAATCGGCAGCCGGTACGCCAACTTAGTGCCGGGGCTATTCGTCACGTCGCGATCGGTCGGAATCGTGGGCCATTCCGGCGCCACTTGCGGCGTCTCGTCGAACAGCTCCACGGTCTTGCGCTGCGCGTGCATCACCGCGCGCCGTTCCGTGGATTTGCCAAGCGTGGCGACGCGAAACGCCAAGCCAACGCTGCCCACCATCACGAGCGCGCCGGGAATAAACAGCAGCAACCAGGACGTGCCGGAGTGGTCGCGCACCAGCACCGCCCGGCTCGGTTCGGCGGGATCGTAGTATAGCGGATAGTCGCCACGGACTTGAAATCGCTCCGCCGCGCGCTCGGCCAAGCCGCGCTCGGGATAGTTCGTCCTCGTAACAGCGAACGTCCAGGTGCGATACTGCGCCCCGTCCACCACATACTCCACTTGGACGTCCGGCCGATACAGGCGCGTATCGCCGTTGCCAGTTTCGAGGATCCGACGATCCAGCACTACCGCGCGCGTCTCATGGAAATATCGATTCGCGCCCCAATGCGGATAGATGCGGGTCACCAGGATCCAGACCAGCAATAGGCAGCCCGTCAGCAGCAAGCCGAGGTGAAACAAGGCCTCGAAGACCGTTCCCCAAAACTTGGAGCCAGTCCGGCGCGCCCCCCGTTTTTTTTCGAAAAAGCGAATTTGCGGGGACACGAGCGGATCAGCGTTGGCCGGAGGTTTGTAGTCGCCACAAGTGGACGACGGCAATTCAGTGGTCTAGTTTACCGCAAAAGCCAGCGCCGCGCCGGACAGCGATTGAGAGACGGCCCGGGGAACCGCCCTTACGAATCCAACGGTTTTTCCACAGAATCTGTGGGAACAGGCGTCGTTGAACCAC includes:
- a CDS encoding NAD-dependent epimerase/dehydratase family protein; the protein is MPNTRLIVGCGYLGRRVAELWRDAGDDVSVTTRSPQRAALLRADGFQVIEVDITQPEPWPALPAATTVLFAIGFDRHAGHAMRTVYVDGLRRALAMLPAEVGRFIYISSTGVYGQSHDEIVDEDSPTEPTREGGRICLEAESWLRRHPLGERAVILRLAGIYGPGRIPRLAAIRAGEPLALPTEGYLNLIHVEDAARIVLLAAEFAQTPRTYLVSDGHPLKRSAYYNEVARRLNAPRPEYVEPDVSAAAASRAESSKRLDIRRLLTELPLTLKYPNYKHGLKAILADEARANPVGGVSDAD
- a CDS encoding SgcJ/EcaC family oxidoreductase, translated to MLLTSPIPGRISWRALAVLTCSLLTSIQANAQTGAKPKPRPAAPAGQSDPRADDRAGIQAAMTSFREAFKARDAKAMTAHWTAEGEYRNQSGVQLQGRVALEQAFAAFFAKTPELKVDSQPEALRFLSRDSAVQEGVVNVQRGAAEPMVPARFTALLVREDGSWRLASLVESPKDDVSVADIGWIVGEWKSTGESGAEIDSTYTWSANKKFIHGQFSIKEKELTLTGAQIIGVDPATGMLHSWTFEADGGVGEADWSRDGDHWVLEAAGTMTDGSSLSETNLLRRVNDDSFTWQSIDRLLDDEELADL
- a CDS encoding AMP-binding protein — encoded protein: MADENPVPWVDGRTIGEALLRTVALHGERDALVFPELDLRWSYAQFGHEVARAARGLLALGIQAGEHVAIWATNVPQWVVMQFATARIGAVLVTVNPAYRPFELNYVLKQSDAVALFLVDRFKTSNYFTMLGEVCPELAQAAPDKLSLSEFPKLRHVVALKGGQPGGSITWEQMLERGESINSSEVDARAAQLMAEQPINIQYTSGTTGFPKAATLSHRNLLMNAFYVGQCQRLTAEDRICIPVPFYHCFGCVLGTLCAVVYGAAMVVPAEYFQPTATLAAIEQARATSIYGVPTMFIAELEDATFAARDLKSLRTGIMAGSPCPIEVMRKVIDRMGAREMTIAYGQTEASPVITQTRTDDPLELRVETVGRELPGVEVKIVDPATGEAVTTGVQGELCTRGHVVMLGYYNNPDATAAAIDRDGWLHTGDLATQQPNGYYRITGRIKDMVIRGGENIFPREIEEFLFTHPAIEQAAVVGVPDPKYVEELCAWIKLKSGCELSVDEVRNYCRAHLAHYKVPRHVKFVDSFPQTVTGKIQKFKIRELMCQELQVQEHETA